One Littorina saxatilis isolate snail1 linkage group LG10, US_GU_Lsax_2.0, whole genome shotgun sequence DNA window includes the following coding sequences:
- the LOC138978588 gene encoding ankyrin-3-like: MAAGLETDVCSSFSRLHNLAQMSYSTELDELNASKSLAWHLSNVPGASSIIDTRHSSGFTPLQAAARLGNWSVACALLVAGARADLLDPNGFSVLHLLTCVQPELVALETKLGILDLIIKQVPDLEQTDLSGNTAIHLAAWHHNWDLVKQLILNGAVVSQPDSNGYTLLHRLATSTYQDFECSKRMDKESVEELTKMLLAVGLDLNSTVGGYQVTPLHIAARREDWSTVEVFLHHGADPARICPRGDNLIHCIAQSFKVMGKNTTTYLVRLIQLAESKGLDVNSLDREGNNAVYLSLQPGRIKDRVYHLPVCWILLACGARLHAEKLGDVTIRNLVYSLSFMPKNVLSRSKVIEMIKELGKSYSASSDSFTSELTLVLGEALKLKNYQVALILMECGAHFTRHLISHYVFHIRSQDTRFSVDFQVFLESLLSRGADPDFPITSQRSSFRLMNHTPLHFFISSIQLRLARTSHRPDISDIVIILGKLIDHGADPLKLGGSRSVLRNLLGICWPRHSSSSVLMPILQVLVEAGVSTRQPELTALGTQSPSKQDKAPLQCQTIRWGNHGPCHHVNLPACHHSSPSPLKMTLNPEVAEVLICSGACSNNELFLWKQFIQHLPLPYESADMHSLLGVLEKYTSTVPSLMSLSRLAVSHAVGCGARRRRFLDSGDVPDRVKRFVQFDDLFVVEATRL, translated from the exons ATGGCCGCAGGACTTGAGACTGATGTCTGTTCCAGCTTTTCCCGGCTGCATAACTTGGCACAGATGTCTTACTCCACTGAACTGGATGAGCTGAA TGCATCAAAATCGCTGGCATGGCACCTAAGCAACGTGCCTGGTGCCAGTAGCATCATCGACACCCGTCATTCCAGTGGCTTCACCCCCCTCCAGGCCGCTGCCAGACTAGGCAACTGGTCTGTGGCCTGTGCTCTTCTTGTGGCAG GTGCTCGAGCAGACTTGCTTGACCCCAATGGCTTCTCTGTCCTTCACCTTCTGACCTGTGTGCAACCAGAGCTAGTTGCCTTGGAGACCAAGCTGGGCATCCTTGACCTCATTATCAAGCAAGTTCCTGACCTTGAGCAGACTGACCTCTCAGGAAACACAGCAATCCATCTGGCCGCATGGCACCATAACTGGGACTTAGTCAAACAGCTGATTCTGAATGGCGCGGTGGTGAGCCAGCCAGACTCTAACGGTTACACTCTGTTGCACAGACTGGCTACGTCAACCTACCAAGACTTTGAGTGTTCCAAGAGAATGGACAAAGAGTCTGTTGAAGAACTGACCAAGATGCTGCTAGCTGTTGGGCTGGATTTGAACAGCACGGTGGGCGGATACCAGGTTACACCACTGCACATTGCCGCTCGAAGAGAAGACTGGAGTACCGTTGAAGTGTTTCTTCACCATGGAGCAGACCCAGCTCGTATCTGTCCCAGGGGCGACAACTTGATTCATTGTATTGCTCAGTCCTTCAAAGTTATGGGGAAGAATACAACAACCTATCTCGTGCGTTTGATACAATTGGCAGAGAGCAAGGGCCTGGATGTGAACAGCCTGGACCGTGAAGGCAACAACGCTGTGTACCTATCTCTACAGCCCGGCCGTATAAAAGACAGAGTTTATCACCTGCCTGTGTGCTGGATTCTGCTGGCATGTGGAGCCAGGCTGCATGCAGAGAAGCTGGGTGATGTGACGATACGAAACCTTGTGTACAGTCTTTCTTTCATGCCCAAGAATGTCCTATCCAGAAGCAAGGTGATTGAGATGATCAAAGAGCTGGGCAAAAGTTATTCGGCAAGTTCAGATTCTTTCACCTCCGAGCTAACATTGGTGTTGGGAGAAGCCTTGAAGCTGAAGAACTACCAGGTGGCTCTGATTCTGATGGAGTGTGGAGCTCACTTCACTAGACATCTCATCAGTCATTACGTCTTTCACATACGAAGTCAGGACACTCGATTCAGCGTTGACTTTCAAGTGTTCCTGGAGTCTCTGCTGTCTCGTGGTGCCGACCCTGACTTTCCAATTACCAGCCAGCGCAGCTCGTTCCGGCTAATGAACCACACCCCCCTCCACTTCTTCATCAGCTCAATTCAACTGCGACTTGCGAGAACTTCGCACAGGCCTGACATTAGTGACATCGTTATCATTCTCGGCAAACTCATCGACCATGGAGCGGACCCCCTGAAGTTGGGCGGCTCACGTTCCGTCTTGAGAAATCTGCTTGGGATCTGTTGGCCCAGACACAGCAGCAGCTCTGTTCTTATGCCAATCCTTCAAGTTCTTGTGGAAGCTGGTGTCAGCACTCGTCAACCAGAGCTGACAGCACTGGGGACTCAGAGTCCGTCGAAGCAAGACAAGGCCCCTCTTCAGTGTCAGACTATACGGTGGGGGAACCACGGCCCTTGTCATCACGTCAACCTCCCTGCCTGCCACCACAGCAGTCCCAGTCCGCTGAAGATGACCTTGAACCCAGAGGTTGCAGAGGTTCTCATCTGCAGTGGGGCATGCAGCAACAATGAgctgtttctatggaaacagtTTATACAGCATCTGCCTTTGCCCTACGAGTCTGCGGATATGCACTCTCTGCTTGGGGTTCTTGAGAAGTACACCAGTACAGTCCCTTCCCTGATGTCCTTGTCACGACTGGCCGTCTCACACGCTGTTGGATGTGGAGCTCGGCGAAGGCGTTTTCTTGACAGCGGGGATGTGCCGGATAGGGTTAAGAGGTTCGTTCAGTTTGATGATCTGTTTGTTGTGGAAGCAACACGTCTGTAA